The window CGACGTCGCCGCCTATGTCCAGAATGATGCTGAGGCGAGAGACCTTATCGACCGTGGAAAGGCCCAAGCCCTGCTGCGGATTGACAAAGGGTTTGAAGACGACCTGCGCGCGGGGCGGCAAGTGCCGGTGCAGCTCCTTGTCGAAGGCACGGATTCGAATACGGCCGGCATCGTCTTGAACTATTCGGGCAAGATCGTGGGCAAGTTCTCCCAGGATGTCCTGAATGACCGGCTGGCCCGGCAGCAAGGCAAAGCCGCCACGGACGCCGGCATTGTCGTCGAGCCGCGCGCGTGGTTCAACGAAAATCTGGAGAGCCGCAACTTTTACGTGCCCGGGGTTATCGCGATTCTCGTGATGCTGATTACCCTCATGCTCACGAGCATGGCCGTGGTGCGCGAGAAGGAGATCGGGACCATCGAACAGATCATGGTAACGCCCATTACGCCGTTGGAGTTCATCCTCGGGAAATCGGTTCCTTTCGCCTTGATTGGGTTCGCCGACGTGCTCATCATCACGGCGGTCGCCGTATTCTGGTTTCAGGTGCCGATACGCGGCAACCTGCTGCTTCTGTTCGCGGCGACCGGACTGTATCTCATGACCACACTCGGCATCGGCCTCCTGATTTCCACGGTGAGTCAGACGCAACAGCAGGCCATGATGAGCACGTTCTTCTTCTATTTTCCGGCCGTGCTGCTCTCCGGGTTCATGTTTCCCATTGCCAATATGCCGGTCGTGGTCCAATGGGCCACCTGCCTGAACCCGTTACGATACTTCCTGGTGATCGTACGCGGGATCTTCCTCAAAGGGGTAGGCGTCTCGATTCTGTGGCCACAATTGGCGGCATTGGCGATCATGGGCGCGGCGGTACTTTGGTTTGCTTCACGACGATTTCACAAGACGCTGGTGTAGAATGAGCGATGTTGGCTCTAACCGTGATACAGAGGCAGAGAACCTTGAGAGGACCTGATCATGAATATGGACTCGTCGTCTTTGGAAAGGCTGTCGCCCTGGTGGAAAAACGCCGTCATCCTCGTGATGATTCTCGGTTTCTCCGTACTCATCGGGTTGGCCGTGAAGTCGTACAAGGATGCCCCGCCCATTCCTGACGAAGTCGTGGGGCCCGGCGGAGCCGCAGTCTTCACGGCTGAAGACATTCGGTCGGGCCAGGAGGTATTCCTGAAATACGGCCTGATGGAAAACGGCACGGTCTGGGGACATGGGGCGTATCTTGGCCCGGATTTTTCGGCCAAGTATCTGCATCAACAGACGCTTGATTCTTACGAGTTTCTGGCCAGGCAGAAGTTCGGCGCCGACTGGGGGGGCTTGACGCCTGAACAACAGGACGTGATTCAGGGAGAAGTGGCCAGAGATACTCGCATCAACCGGTATGACGCTGCGAAGGGCGTCCTCACGCTAACCCCGGCCCAAGCCTACAGTTTTGAAAAGCAGCAGGAACAATGGCGTGAGTTCTTCGCTGCTCCCGTCAACAACTTCGGCCTGCCCACGACGTACATCGCGGACCCGAAGGAACTTCGCCAGGTTACAACCTTCTTCTTCTGGACGGCATGGGCCTGTGCCACCAACCGGCCAGGCGAGGTTTTCTCCTATACGAACAACTTCCCATACGACCCCGCCGTCGATAACCTTCCCACACACGGTGCGATTCTGTGGAGCGCATTGAGCCTGATTGCCCTGCTCGGCGGCACGGGTCTCGCCCTGTTCGCCTTTGGCCGCTTCGATTTCCTCGGTTGGCAGGAAAAGGAGCACCGGCATCCGCAACTGCTATCCAGCACGCTGACGGATGGCCAACGGGCGACGCTCAAGTATTTCGCGGTTGCCGCCCTGCTGTTCCTGGGACAATCGCTCATCGGCGGGGCGATAGCCCACTACCGGGCGGAACCCGCCAACTTCTATGGCCTCGACCTCTCAACGCTGTTGCCAAGCAATATTCTGCGGACCTGGCATCTGCAACTGGCCATCTTTTGGGTGGCCACGTGTTTTGTGGCGGGCGGGCTTTGGCTGGCATCGGCCGTTAACCGCAAAGAATCCAAAGGACAGGTCTTCGGCATTCACTTTCTCTTCGCGGCGCTGGTTGTCGTGGTTGTAGGAAGTCTGCTTGGGGAATGGCTTGGCATCAACCGCCTGCTGGGCGGCTTCTGGTTCTGGCTGGGGCATCAAGGCTGGGAATACCTGGACCTTGGGCGGGCCTGGCAGGTGCTGCTGGCAGTTGGGCTGCTGGTCTGGCTTGTGCTCATTGCCCGCGCCGTGTGGCCGGTAAGGAACGACCCGGAAAAGGGGCAAATCGCCTCCCTGTTCCTGTATGCCGCTGTCGGCATTCCTCTGTTCTATGTGCCGGCCATGTTCTTTGCCAGCCGCACCAACTTGACCGTTGTAGACATGTGGCGGTTCTGGATAATCCATCTTTGGGTCGAGGGGTTTTTCGAACTGTTCGTCACGACAATGGTGGCGTTGATGTTCTTTCTGCTCGGCATGGTGTCCCGCACAACGGCCCTGCGGGTCGTCTATCTGGATGCCATCTTGTACCTTGGCTCCGGGATTATCGGTACGGGCCATCACTGGTATTGGACCGGTCAGAGCCACGTTGCGATGGCGTTCTCGGCCGTTTTCTCCGCCCTGGAGGTGGTGCCATTGACGCTGTTGACACTGGATGCCTGGGACTTCATATCGCTGTCCAGCCGCGATTGCGCGGAATGTGGCAAGAAGGTGGCGATACCGCACCGATGGACCTTCTATTTCCTCATGGCAGTCGGTTTCTGGAACTTCCTGGGAGCGGGTGTATTCGGTTTTCTTATCAACCTGCCTATCGTCAGCTACTTCGAGGTGGGTACTCTGTTGACACCGAACCATGGGCATGCAGCCATGATGGGGGTGTTCGGAATGCTGGGCGTGGCGTTGATGGTGTTCGCGTTTCGCGAGGCGTCCACTGACAAAGAATGGCAGCGGATTGGTAAGCTTGTGGGTGTGGCGTTCTTCGGTCTGAACACGGGTTTGCTTCTTATGATAGTCACGAATCTCTTCCCCGGCGGGGTGTATCAGTTGTATGACGTGCTTGCAAACGGGTACTGGCATGCACGGAGTCCCGAGTTCCTGACCAATGGTCTGATGCACACCATCGAATGGCTACGGCTTCCCGCGGATGCCGTCTTTATCGGGCTTGGCTGCGTGCCCCTGGGCTTAGCAGGCCTTTGGGTCTACGCGAAGGCATGGTTTTCCGTCCAACCCGACGAAAGGTGAAGAGCGGTTTTCAAGTTGTGTGGACTGGCGGGCTCTCCGCACTTCGCTGATACACACAGAGCTGATGCGGCAACGCCGGATTCTTTGCTTGAAGCCCCGCGGGGGATTTGAATGCCGCAGCCCAAGAACCAGCGCACGGCCTGATGAATTCAGTCATGTCCAGTCCGGTAACGCGTCCAAAAACGAGGTTCTACGGACCGAGAAGGGTATCAGATGGCGCCGCAACTTAAAGAATTCAGCCAAGAGCCTCACCATTGCAAGTCCTTGCCTGGCGACAAGGACGAATATTCAGGAACACCCCTGTCGAGCAAGGGACGGGGATCGCTTTGCAGCAGCCACATCCCGGAAGGTTCGTAGGCACAAGGGGAGCATAACAAGAGCACTTTGGACAGCCCTGTTGACTATGCTCTTCGCACGGTGTTCAGAGCATGGCCGCACCCGTCCCAGAACGCAAGACACGCCATCCTGCTGCTAGTCACCGTCTTCAGTCTGCGTGGCCGGTCTCCTTAGCCGCTGGAGATCGGCCATGTTCACTCCCCATTGCCATGTGGACGCATGGGGACAGGCGTGCGGGTGTTGTCGGCGGTTGCGGTTGAGCCCTGTCAAATCGAATAATGAGGGGGTAAGGCTATTCTGCGCCGCGGGCAGCTCATGCTGCCGGACGGGACCCGATCCGTGCTGGCAATACTGGCCGTCTTTGGTCATGGAGGTTTCGTAGACTGCCATGCCGACGAATCTTCCTCCGGAGTACTTTGAGGCGGAACGGCGATTCCGCGAAAGCGTATCGGACCGTGAGAAGATCGCTTGTTTGGAGGAACTGCTCGGCACAATTCCCAAACACAAGGGTACGGACAAGCTGCGGGCTGACTATCGTCGCAAGCTTTCCAAGCTCAAGTCCGAGGCAGAAGCTAAGAAAAAGACGGGGCGCCATGCGTCGGCCTATCACGTCGAGAAAGAAGGGCCTGTCCGGGTTGTGGTGGTTGGCGCGCCCAATGTGGGGAAGAGCGCGCTGGTCGCGGCGGTTACGCATGCGGCCCCGAAGGTATCCGAGTACGAGTTCACGACATGGGCGCCGACGCCGGGGATGATGCTCGTGCGGGACATCCAAATCCAACTGGTGGACACCCCGGCGTTAAGCAGGCAGCATGTGGAGCCGGAATTGTTCAACCTGATCCGCAGCGCGGACTTGCTCCTTTTGGT of the Candidatus Hydrogenedentota bacterium genome contains:
- a CDS encoding ABC transporter permease, whose amino-acid sequence is MWERIQHMLIKEFIQIFRDPKMKGVIFAMPIIQVLVFGYAVTTDVKHVALAIFDRDSTQTSRELAARFTATEYFDVAAYVQNDAEARDLIDRGKAQALLRIDKGFEDDLRAGRQVPVQLLVEGTDSNTAGIVLNYSGKIVGKFSQDVLNDRLARQQGKAATDAGIVVEPRAWFNENLESRNFYVPGVIAILVMLITLMLTSMAVVREKEIGTIEQIMVTPITPLEFILGKSVPFALIGFADVLIITAVAVFWFQVPIRGNLLLLFAATGLYLMTTLGIGLLISTVSQTQQQAMMSTFFFYFPAVLLSGFMFPIANMPVVVQWATCLNPLRYFLVIVRGIFLKGVGVSILWPQLAALAIMGAAVLWFASRRFHKTLV
- a CDS encoding nitric-oxide reductase large subunit, whose protein sequence is MNMDSSSLERLSPWWKNAVILVMILGFSVLIGLAVKSYKDAPPIPDEVVGPGGAAVFTAEDIRSGQEVFLKYGLMENGTVWGHGAYLGPDFSAKYLHQQTLDSYEFLARQKFGADWGGLTPEQQDVIQGEVARDTRINRYDAAKGVLTLTPAQAYSFEKQQEQWREFFAAPVNNFGLPTTYIADPKELRQVTTFFFWTAWACATNRPGEVFSYTNNFPYDPAVDNLPTHGAILWSALSLIALLGGTGLALFAFGRFDFLGWQEKEHRHPQLLSSTLTDGQRATLKYFAVAALLFLGQSLIGGAIAHYRAEPANFYGLDLSTLLPSNILRTWHLQLAIFWVATCFVAGGLWLASAVNRKESKGQVFGIHFLFAALVVVVVGSLLGEWLGINRLLGGFWFWLGHQGWEYLDLGRAWQVLLAVGLLVWLVLIARAVWPVRNDPEKGQIASLFLYAAVGIPLFYVPAMFFASRTNLTVVDMWRFWIIHLWVEGFFELFVTTMVALMFFLLGMVSRTTALRVVYLDAILYLGSGIIGTGHHWYWTGQSHVAMAFSAVFSALEVVPLTLLTLDAWDFISLSSRDCAECGKKVAIPHRWTFYFLMAVGFWNFLGAGVFGFLINLPIVSYFEVGTLLTPNHGHAAMMGVFGMLGVALMVFAFREASTDKEWQRIGKLVGVAFFGLNTGLLLMIVTNLFPGGVYQLYDVLANGYWHARSPEFLTNGLMHTIEWLRLPADAVFIGLGCVPLGLAGLWVYAKAWFSVQPDER